The genome window agagagtcGAAAACCCATGGCTCTGAGTCAAAAGGAAATGGAGGTAATTTCCGAAATACCCTTCCATCTCGTGTTCAAATCCCGAGTTCCATTTGTGAACAGTTTTGGGTTGCGTTGCGTCGAGGgactcagcttcttcttcttcttcttcttcttcttcttcctcttctcgtTCTTCTCTCATCCATTCCATGGAGCTTCAGAGGCGTCCAGATCAGTGCCTCCCGGTGAGGAAAGGGCTGAAGAGGAAGCTAGAGGAGGAGTTCGATGACGACCCACAGATCTCCGCTCCTCCCACCGGTGACGCTCGCGACGCCCTCCTCTCTGACGTTAAGGAACAGGTTTCCCTCCTCGATTCCAATTTCTCCTGGAACGAACACGATCGTGCCGCCGCCAAGCGCGCCACGCACGCCCTCGCCGATCTCGCCAAAAACGGTAATAAATCTATTCCTCCTCCGCTGTTTCCCTCCGTCCGTTGCTGCGCGCGCGTTTCATTCGGTGGTTGTTTTTGTTTGCAGAGGAAGTCGTGAACGTGATTGTTGAAGGAGGCGCCATTCCGGCGTTGGTTAAGCATCTCCAAGCGCCTCCTCTGGCTGAAAGCGACCGTTTGCCGAGGCCAATGCCGTTCGAGCACGAGGTCGAGAAAGGGAGTGCTTTCGCGCTTGGACTTCTCGCTGTCAAGGTAATTTTACTTTTCTCCTTTCTTCCGACTATTAGATAGTAGAAGGAAGCTTTGAAGTTAATGCCTGATGGTCTAATATTGTGGTGGTATGAAAATGCTTTGTGCAGCCAGAGCATCAACAACTCATTGTTGACAGTGGTGCCTTAAAACATCTTGTTGATCTTTTGAAGAGGCATAAGAATGGCTTAACATCTCGTGCCATTAATAGTCTCATTCGTAGGGCTGCAGATGCCATCACTAATCTTGCTCATGAGAACAGCAGCATTAAAACTCGTGTCAGGTTTGTTTCTTTGATTGAGGACTACCGTGCTATTGAAACTTAATTTGGAATAGTTTTGTTCTAATGATTATCTGGAGTTAATGTGTAGGAAGGAAGGCGGGATTCCACCGCTTGTTCATTTGCTTGAATTTGCGGATACAAAGGTGCAAAGAGCAGCTGCTGGTGCATTGCGAACCCTTGCttttaaaaatgatgaaaataaaaatcaggTTAGTGGTCTTCAGTGAAAGTTGGGAATTTAATTTGACTTCCATATGATATGAGTAAGTCATATGACATCATCACTTGTAGATTGTTGAATGCAATGCCCTTCCAACTCTTATTCTAATGCTTCGCTCAGAAGATGCTGCTATTCATTATGAAGCGGTATTGTTAGTGCAAccttaattttaaatgttaaatttttcATGTGCTGAGTTTGGTCTTTACACTTCTCTTACTGGGCACATGGGATGAATTTTTTGAATTACAGGTTGGTGTCATTGGAAATCTGGTCCACTCTTCCCCTGATATAAAGAAAGAAGTTCTTCTTGCTGGAGCCTTGCAACCTGTTATTGGACTACTTAGGTGTATTTTCACTTCACATTCTGGAAAACTACTCTGCTCCTTTCCTTTCCTCCCTTCTCCCAAGTCTCAACCCTAATCTCAATTTGTATTGATATAACCCAAAGTTGCCTTTTAATGGCAATAAtcttcaataatatatatattgctgAAAATGATATCTTTCTGTTAACCTATTCTAATGCTGTTTTATGCAACAGCTCCTGTTGCTCTGAAAGCCAGAGGGAAGCAGCATTGTTACTTGGACAGTTTGCAGCAACTGATTCAGACTGCAAGGTAAGCATGAAGTTTAGTGTTCTATCTCTGTACGGAAAGGTGAGGGAGAGAAAGGTAGCAAaggaaaaccctaaaacctctTACTGGATGGTGTAAAGTAGTGGAATGAACAATAATACACAAGGATttttagtttggattttggagcAATAGGACGATGGTTTCTAACTCATCAACGCTTCATGTATTATATCTCTGTTTTTAATTCTTaccttgttttgttttatttttgtaggtTCACATTGTTCAGAGAGGTGCTGTCCGACCTCTGATAGAGATGCTTCAGTCCTCTGATGTTCAGCTAAAAGAAATGTCTGCCTTTGCATTGGGGAGATTAGCCCAGGTTATTTGTTTTCCCTTGTCTTTTCCATGTCGGAGTTCACATGTGTAAGTTGAGAAGGTTTagtcatttttatattcatggaaatgatttaatgttatttcCTCTTTATAGTTTTCAATTTGTAACATATATATTCTACACACTTCGTTCTGTGTTGAGTATTATATGTAATGTCTTACCTCGGTACAAAAGCCATCTTACTAATTTATATTACAGCTTTATAAATGCAAGTGTTATGCACTATTTCCATGTGTATGTTGAATCATTGCTTCCTGTTAACACCACAACCTTTTCCAGCTTTCCTTTGGcctgaaaatatttaattttaaatttcaggaCACACATAACCAAGCTGGTATTGTGCACAATGGTGGTTTGATGCCATTACTGAAGCTTCTTGACTCCAAAAATGGCTCTTTGCAACATAATGCTGCATTTGCTCTTTATGGCCTTGCAGATAATGAGGTAAAACAAACCTTGAATTCTAATAAAAGATCTTGTCTTGACCATGGAAAAACTCATTACTTCAAGCCCAAGTCAATTAActgttacatttttattttttcactgtCCCATAGGATAATGTGTCCGATTTTATTAGGGTAGGTGGAATTCAGAGACTGCAGGATGGAGAGTTTATTGTTCAAGTAAGTTAGCCTTTTTGTTACCTATGCAGTATCTCTGTTTTCAgggtttttttcattttccctttGTTGCCTATATGAATGGGGATTCGATGCTTCAGATAATTGCATAAAAGTTCTCTCTTCTTAAGCACACACTGATCTATATGGAATTGGTTTCCATTGCAGGCAACTAAAGATTGTGTTGCAAAGACATTGAAAAGATTAGAAGAGAAGATTCATGGCCGAGTAAGCACCATGTCACATTAACTTGTTACTTGATGCATTTTACTGAAATTAACATGGAAATGACAAGGATTCTACTTCTGTATCAATTATAAGTTCTACTAGAACACCAACCACCTAGCCTTATCCCACAATTTTTTAGTTCTATATCTCGTTTTAATTTGTAAcctattaattttcattttgtagGTTCTGAACCATTTGTTATATCTCATGCGAGTTTCAGAAAAGGCTTTTCAAAGGCGAGTTGCTTTAACTCTTGCTCACCTTTGCTCTGCAGatgatcaaagaaaaatatttattgattataacGGTATGCATCTTAATCAAATGTCCTGATTAAGTTTGGTGTATGTTgttttttgattttaaaatcctttttcttggtgatttattgttttttcttttctatttgaaTCTAAGCATCTGTCCATGCAGGTTTGGAGTTGCTTATGGGACTTCTTGGCTCTTATAACCCCAAGCAACAACTTGATGGAGCTGTGGCTTTATGCAAGTTGGCCAATAAAGCTATGACTCTGTCTCCTGTAGATGCCGCACCCCCATCTCCAACACCCCAGGTAGGCTTATATGAAGCTTGGCTTGTCCTCATTCTTCATAGCATCTTTGCTAAGAGTTTGATTGTTTTTCCCCCAATATTTTTGTATGATCACTATGCTTGTATATTGATGTTTTCtaggttaagtttcttttccgGTCCTTTTCATGataatatgaaaatttgtttCCTCTTCCTTTTTATATTGATAAGATCTCTGTGTGCGCACCCTCATGCTTAATATGGCAGGTGTCAACAGTGAggctgattattttttaaaatcctacCTGATATGACCAAGGAGGCAGGGGCACCTACCACTCTGCCAAAACCTTAAGCTGTTAGCTTAGATGCAACACTTTAAGATAAAACACTCTGCTTAGACACTGTCCTTCCCTATTTAAGCCATTGGGTCATCGGGTTGAACCAACCCGCAGAGCCAACATGTACTATCATGGCCCTTTGGGCATATAGTTTTCTCttagaggaggaggtttgtCTTTGAACCTTGAGATAATTGGAAACATATCAAACCCGAAATTTGCATATGTATCAGTTCTGATACCAAATCATATGCCTAAGAGTGCTTCCTACTATGCCAAAAACTTAAGCTGTTATCGTAACACGTGCATCAGACATGGGATCTTCCCTATTTAAGCCACCGGACATGGGTACACTAGGTTGAACCAGACCCACAAACCCAACATGCACTATCACGATCCTTTGAGCATATCAGTGTATAGCAGTCAATGATTAACAACACTGGCTTTCTTTTTTCTGATTTGCATTTTTGTTTGACATGTGATATCTCTTTAAAATTGATGATTAATATTGATTTGAATAATGGGGATGGTGTCTAGTTATGAATACATACTCTAATTAATTAGCATCTACACCTGCAGATCCAATAATCTGTAGTTAACATGGCCTATGTCTTCAAATATTATTTCTGCCACTTGCATATTCATAAGAAGCCTGATGCGCTGCTCACTTTCTGTCTTATCTAAAATTCTAAATAGTTATGGATCCATAAGTAATTTTTGCAAGTTTTAAAATCTGTAATCCTAGACTTTTCTTCTTGCAGGTGTATTTGGGAGAGCAGTATGTAAACAATGCTACCTTGTCTGACGTTACATTTTTGGTTGAAGGTTGATGCTTTTTCATTCACATTGTTTTGTTAAAACTGTTGCTTGGAAAATAATTTACCTAAAATGCAGTGTTGTAGTTTTAGTTGACATTTGTAGATAACCTGGTATTTTCATACTTTGCTGCAGGCAAACGATTTTATGCTCACAGAATCTGCCTGCTTGCATCTTCAGATGCATTTCGTGCAATGTTTGATGGTGGTTATAGGATGAGTATATATTGATCTTCTCTAGTGGTATCATATGTCTCCTCTCACCCACCTTTTCTTGTTATTGTTCATTGACTATCAGTCGGGAAAAGAAAACTGTTATTGACTCCCTTGATTTCATGAGAAACATCATTTATCTtctattattttggttttattgtTTGTCTACCTTGGAAAGCTTTTATTGGAGACTTGGCCGTAAAATTGATGGGTGAATTTGAATATAGCTGTTAGATATTGTTGCATATTAGTTATGGTATCTTGTGCCTTTTGTCATGGGCATATTATATGATCTACACAATTATGGTAATTAGTTAATTAGGATATCCGTAATTAATCTCTCTTTTCTTAAccatattatataataacacTCTCCGCTGTGTAACTGACACACAGATTCACTTATTTctgttgttttcttttcctttcaacaataggaataaaaaaatttatttcatattttgcaCTATAATATATTTGATGTCTGATATGCAAGTTATTTATTGTATGACAGGAGAAGGAGGCACGGGACATAGAGATTCCAAACATTAGATGGGAGGTTTTTGAGCTGATGATGAGGTCAAATAAATTCTGCATTCATGTGCTTTATGAAAGTTGTGCTGTGAAAGCTTGTAATAATTTGTGGACAACTTAAATCTTTCTCCAGATTTATATACACTGGATCAGTAGATATCACTCTTGATATTGCCCAAGATCTCCTCCGAGCAGCTGATCAATATCTTTTAGAAGGACTTAAAAGACTATGCGAGTACACAATTGCACAGGTCAGCTATGAGAATTTTGGTACCCACACTTGTCCTCCTGCACTACAATTAGACTGGAAAGTGAATTCATGTGCTCTGATTTGATGTTTTTTGTCCCAGGATATATCACTGGAGAATGTGTCAAGTATGTATGAACTTTCAGAGGCCTTTAACGCTATATCATTGAGGCACACATGCATCCTTTTTATATTGGAGCACTATGATAAATTGGGTGGAAAGCCAGGGTATCTATCTGATCCCTCAATCCTGTGTTTGCTTCTTTTGcggggatatatatatatatatatatatatatatatatatatatatatatatatatatatatatatatatatattccttctTTGCAATGCTTAAAAGGTGTctgaaataaataaacaatctAAATGGAATAAATATCTGAATCATCTTGTGTAAGCTGGAGGTTTTAGGTCAGTTCAGTTGCACCTACTTTTAATACtaatttgtcttttattttacGGCAAAGCATATGTCAAGCTAAAAGGCATTCagatattgaaatttgaaagtttTGGGATCTACTTAGTACTTAAACAATGTCATTATTTTACAGGACTAAATCAAAACTATACGGCCTACCATATCCAGTAATTAATTAGTTCTTCACTTGATTCCATGAAGCTTTCAATTTTAGTGCAAAGCTGTTACATTTAATGGCTAAATGGCAACCAGAAAGCATGttatcatgttattttattagtattCAGATGAGAAATAATTGACTTTTTGTATATGGTTATCAAAATATGGAAAGCTGTGTATTTATTTTTCTGTGATTTGTGTTCAATATATTCCCtatcttttactttctttttctttttttataattttggctGCATAATAATTTGTCATATTCTTAGTTTTGTTTGCTTTTGATTAATATGATAGACAGGGATCTTAAACTGTTATATGATGAATGAATTGAATAATTAAGTTGACTGgacaaataaataacaattatgATGAATGTATTTTTCATTGGTTCTATGTCTTCCTAATCTTTCTAATTTTTGTGTGCACCAACTACTATTTGCAGACACTCTCAACTGATTCAGCATATAATACCCGAGATCCAGAATTACTTTGTTAAAGCCATTACAAAGGCCAATTCCAATATCCAGCCGTAATGTGCTGTTCTACTATTGACATCTAACCCGTTGCAATGTACATAATGTGGTTGATGTTCTTTTTGTTGAACCTGCGAAGGAAGTCTCCTGGATCAAGTACAGCAtggcttaaaaaaaatatctaacatCACGTCATGTACGTTCATTTCTGATGCAGTGTAAGTCCCTTCTAGCTGTAACGTCATTGTCTTAGATATAGCAAATATGACCTTCACGAACATTGTTTTTTACTCGTGCAAATATTGTGATGGTTGAGACTTTCTCTTTCTCAAGCATCTAATGTTGAGTTTATGAGTAGTATAGGTTGCCCAAGCATCTAATGTATATATGACAATTAGATAGTTGTCTTCATATTATATAATGAAATCTTAAAGCCTTTTCACTGGATGTATCAGAATTTCTGTTAGGTTTTACACGGACAGATGGAAGGCCTAGTGATAAAAAGGCTTTGATGGTTATTTTTGAAGACATAAAAAAGATCAAGCTGCTTTTTTGTTGGGCTAtacttttatagaaaataattttctttaaaaatataaaaaagtaacgTATTTTATTATTCACATGTGAGAACCATGATTCTTCGAAACATTCGTATAAATAAGTTGGAAGTTTTAAATTCAGGAACTCTGTTTGCTTTATTTTCATGAGGCGTCAATGATCCATAGAATaa of Glycine soja cultivar W05 chromosome 1, ASM419377v2, whole genome shotgun sequence contains these proteins:
- the LOC114367863 gene encoding ARM REPEAT PROTEIN INTERACTING WITH ABF2-like — translated: MELQRRPDQCLPVRKGLKRKLEEEFDDDPQISAPPTGDARDALLSDVKEQVSLLDSNFSWNEHDRAAAKRATHALADLAKNEEVVNVIVEGGAIPALVKHLQAPPLAESDRLPRPMPFEHEVEKGSAFALGLLAVKPEHQQLIVDSGALKHLVDLLKRHKNGLTSRAINSLIRRAADAITNLAHENSSIKTRVRKEGGIPPLVHLLEFADTKVQRAAAGALRTLAFKNDENKNQIVECNALPTLILMLRSEDAAIHYEAVGVIGNLVHSSPDIKKEVLLAGALQPVIGLLSSCCSESQREAALLLGQFAATDSDCKVHIVQRGAVRPLIEMLQSSDVQLKEMSAFALGRLAQDTHNQAGIVHNGGLMPLLKLLDSKNGSLQHNAAFALYGLADNEDNVSDFIRVGGIQRLQDGEFIVQATKDCVAKTLKRLEEKIHGRVLNHLLYLMRVSEKAFQRRVALTLAHLCSADDQRKIFIDYNGLELLMGLLGSYNPKQQLDGAVALCKLANKAMTLSPVDAAPPSPTPQVYLGEQYVNNATLSDVTFLVEGKRFYAHRICLLASSDAFRAMFDGGYREKEARDIEIPNIRWEVFELMMRFIYTGSVDITLDIAQDLLRAADQYLLEGLKRLCEYTIAQDISLENVSSMYELSEAFNAISLRHTCILFILEHYDKLGGKPGHSQLIQHIIPEIQNYFVKAITKANSNIQP